The following nucleotide sequence is from Salvia miltiorrhiza cultivar Shanhuang (shh) chromosome 7, IMPLAD_Smil_shh, whole genome shotgun sequence.
AAAACATTGATATGATTGAGGAGGTCTCTAGTTGATATTACATTCAAATAACACATTGCACATAATTACAGtcaacaaattaatttttttcgaaATATTTTACTTAAATCATCCACATGTGCAAATTGACTGTTTATTGACTTTATAATTACACCTATGAACTTCAGTCTTAATCTTTAATTTGGGAGATAAAATTTGTGcaatctttttttttccccttaaaTATGTGTTGGACAGTTTGTATAGGGTGCAAGTCAAGTTGCTTTACTTTAGGGGAACGATAATAAAACAAACCTACCTGTTGGACTAAAAATAGTTATATATGTGCGTGTATATATCTATAGAGTGAGAATATGAATATCTAATAAAGAATTGAAAATTGCTATTCTAATGCTTCACCATTTCGTCTTAAAGTTCGTGTTCTTCCATCGTAAGAAGTTATTTAGGAACGGAGAATATGTTCTACAGAAATAAAATGCCCAAGATTATTGAAGgggataattaaataatttgaaaagTATATTTTAACCATCAAGATAAATTTTGTTACTCACCAACATTTGATTGCAAACGAGTAGCTAATTAATTTTTGTAAAGTTCTTCGAGATGCCTTTTAATTTGTCACCAGATATTTtgatacttttattttaaaaaaaattcaaaatgtgAAAACAAGAACAGAAACCGTAACGAACCCAAGTTCTTTTATACCTTTTGCTTTTCCTTGTGACAATTtaggcaaaaaaataaaaataaaaaaattccatTGATCGTTGGCTTTTGCCTTTTGGGATTGCATGGGCAACCAAGGGAAGTCAAAGAAGGGATTCACTCAACAGACAACAGCCGTTGGATCAAAACAATGCTATGATGCAATGGTTGACTTTTGACCAATACCGTAGGCCGTGTTCGCACTGTATCCTTGCTCTAGTGGGCTGTGGACGGCAGCAACGCGAGTAGCTAGCAGACAAGATCATAGGATCTGCATGTTTTTATTGCACTGCCTGCAAATATGGATCATGcaaatcctctctctctctctctctctctctcacacacacacacacacttttgACCAATACCGTAGGCCGTGTCCCCGCACCGTATAAATGTTAACTACTGGAAATCACAAGGGCCCTCTTGTTCAAGACTTTAGGTTTAGGTGTTAATATAGCACAATTATACCTATAATGCATTAATCTTGAATGGGTTTGCAATAACTTTATTGCAGTCTTGCCttttttactactccctccgtcccactccaatagactcattttcctttttgggatgtcccacttcaataggctcattttcttttttggataaaaaagttgtacttaaaTGGTGTGgatcacaccactttactaccactttcctactaaaaagtaaattttcttaatttctgtgcccaaaagaagtgagcctattgaagtgggatggagggagtacaaaacTAAAAGGGTTTGTTTGATATGACACAATTATATCTATAATCCATTAATCTTGAACGGGTTTGTAATAAAGTTGCAGTCTTGATTAAGTAAAGTGGGCATGTTCTTGGATTACTGTGCTAAACTATAGTAATTTCTAATAAggaatttttgtcattttttaataCCTATATAGGAGTATTATTATATTGTCTTGGAGAAAGAGGTGAAAGTCAGCACGCTTTTGCTTGTTGGATCAGACAACGTTACATAGTTGGTTGCGTGCATTTTGTTCTATTTCCATTTCCAGTTTTAGAGCTACTTTGAGTGAAGAGAATCTCTCTAGTTGCATTTCTCTTGTCTCCTCCTCTTTCTCATGTTTGTGAAAGGAtttcaagagagagagaaaaatggtgATGTGAGATGATTCATGATtgacagaaaagaaaaaaacagcCCCACTATGCTCAATCTGAGCACGCTCAAAAGTGTACCCATATAAAAGCAAAATTGTATTGCATCTCTTTCCGCTTGAGGGGCCTTTCATTTCAtttccacaatttatttttatttttctttccaaAAAGCTTCGTTCTTGTGTTGGGCTTTGGGCAAAAGTCCGCAACCAGAATTCTCCAACTGCTCTTCCTTTCGTGCTTTCTTCGAAAAAGATAGGTTGTGGCTTCGTCCCCATTTTTTTACATCTATCAAAATGTGGGCTCTCATTAGTTTAAGCTTAGGATAATCCCTTTTCTCCAATCCCTTTAAAGCTTTGATCTTTTTGCGCTGCTGTTGTGATCTTGTTTGCATAGTTTCTCACATAGCCATACAcgcacatctctctctctctctcatggaGAATTATTCAAGAAAAGATGAAGGGTGTCCTCAGCTGCTGGATTTAATTCCAAAAGACAGAGAAACATGGGTTACAAAAAGGGCGGAAGAAAGAAGAAGCCATGGAATATCAGAGGAGAAAAAGCTTGAGCTAAGGCTTGGTCCGCCGGGAGGAGAATGGGCCATCAAAGAAAGCAACAGCACTGCTTCTAGAGAGAGACTTCTCTCTCTAGGCCACTTCCCCACAAGCCCTTGTGCTCAAAATCCAGTCTTGCAACCTCCATCTCCATGGCAGCACCACCACCTCCATTCTTCATATCTCCATCTTCAACCTGGGCAGGGACAGATTGCTGTCAGCAAGGAATCCTCAAAGCCCTGTAGCAATAGAGCTGCAGCAGTAGAGCATAGTGCAGCAGCAGAAAAGAAGGCATTTTCAGCAGCAAATACAGCTGTGCACAACAGCAGCGGCACTGCTCAGAAAAGGTGCCTCTCACCTTTGTCTCTCTCTTCCCTTTTGCCTATTTCCACTGTTGTTTTTCCCTTTTGTGACAGAGTATATTCACTTTTCTTCCCTGCATTTATTTGTTCATGTATCTTGTGGTCCATGCATTTGGCAATtttgtttttcccttgttcatttattGTGATTTCCCTTTCTGTGCAAGAATCAAACCCTTGCCATTCATTCTTGGCGATAGCAATATCTCACGATTCTTGTAATTTAATGATGTGATTGTGTTAGCAATCTTGCTTATTTTAGGGATTAGGGTTTAATATAGCTGGTTGATTAACTCTATCCTTTTGTGAATTGTGGCTCTCAAAACATAGAACTGCACCTGCTTCAGTTGTGGGATGGCCTCCAATTCGTTCATTCAGAAAAAATATTGCAAGCGGCAGTTCTTCCAAACAAGCATCAGACTCACCAGAAGCTGCTGCTTCTCCAAGCAAGGTTTTGACCCCGAAATCGGGCGAAAACTGCTCAAGAACTCCCTTTGTGAAGATCAACATGGATGGTATTCCCATTGGGAGGAAAGTTGATCTCAAAGCATACAACACTTATGAAAAGCTCTCATTTGCTGTTGATGAGCTCTTCAGGGGCCTTCTTGCAGGTTGCTCTCTTATGGATAGAATTCGCCAAACTTAACTCGAGTGATGCTCGTATTAATAATGAATAATAACTGATTCTTGTGTCCTTGTTTGTTTAATTATATGGATTTGCAGCACAGAAGAAATCTTGCGGTGTTGGGATCAAAGACGAGGGCGATGGAGTGGAGAAAATCGGAGGTTTGTTGGACGGGAGTGGGGAATATACCCTCGTGTATGAGGATCATGAAGGCGACAGGATGCTTGTTGGGGATGTTCCTTGGCAGTAAGCATCTTTGCATCCATGGATAATATCCCCTTAAATTTTGTTGATTGTGTTTATTCCAGTTTATATTCGGC
It contains:
- the LOC130992515 gene encoding auxin-responsive protein IAA18-like isoform X1, encoding MENYSRKDEGCPQLLDLIPKDRETWVTKRAEERRSHGISEEKKLELRLGPPGGEWAIKESNSTASRERLLSLGHFPTSPCAQNPVLQPPSPWQHHHLHSSYLHLQPGQGQIAVSKESSKPCSNRAAAVEHSAAAEKKAFSAANTAVHNSSGTAQKRTAPASVVGWPPIRSFRKNIASGSSSKQASDSPEAAASPSKVLTPKSGENCSRTPFVKINMDGIPIGRKVDLKAYNTYEKLSFAVDELFRGLLAAQKKSCGVGIKDEGDGVEKIGGLLDGSGEYTLVYEDHEGDRMLVGDVPWHMFVSTVKRLRVLKSSELPTLSRKLSTYISIDIELLPRHEKENRK
- the LOC130992515 gene encoding auxin-responsive protein IAA18-like isoform X2, giving the protein MENYSRKDEGCPQLLDLIPKDRETWVTKRAEERRSHGISEEKKLELRLGPPGGEWAIKESNSTASRERLLSLGHFPTSPCAQNPVLQPPSPWQHHHLHSSYLHLQPGQGQIAVSKESSKPCSNRAAAVEHSAAAEKKAFSAANTAVHNSSGTAQKRTAPASVVGWPPIRSFRKNIASGSSSKQASDSPEAAASPSKVLTPKSGENCSRTPFVKINMDGIPIGRKVDLKAYNTYEKLSFAVDELFRGLLAAQKKSCGVGIKDEGDGVEKIGGLLDGSGEYTLVYEDHEGDRMLVGDVPWHMFVSTVKRLRVLKSSELPTLSRGRKQGKLSINV